In Synechococcus sp. Nb3U1, one DNA window encodes the following:
- a CDS encoding sigma-70 family RNA polymerase sigma factor, with the protein MSDVPRLSDLPSRSDSELIEAVKARQPTALSVLYDRYAGLVYGLALKIMANATDAEDLTQEVFVTLWRKPSYDVRRGSLSSFLCVLTRSRAIDRLRSKGSQQRFLERWQPILSADTPTPAPFEQVSIEERRQVVQEALSQLPENQRQILELLYYQGLSQAEVSRQLGIPLGTVKTRSRQALFKLRSSLQPLLH; encoded by the coding sequence ATGTCTGATGTTCCTCGGCTGAGCGATTTGCCCTCTCGCAGCGATTCTGAGCTGATTGAGGCCGTCAAGGCTAGGCAACCTACCGCTCTCAGCGTGCTCTACGACCGTTATGCCGGGCTGGTTTACGGGCTAGCCCTCAAGATTATGGCCAATGCCACCGATGCTGAGGATCTGACTCAGGAAGTGTTTGTCACCCTCTGGCGAAAACCCAGCTATGATGTGCGGCGCGGATCCCTGAGCAGCTTTCTGTGCGTGTTGACCCGTTCTCGAGCCATTGACCGGCTCCGTTCTAAGGGGAGTCAGCAACGCTTTTTGGAACGCTGGCAGCCTATTCTCAGCGCCGACACCCCGACGCCAGCTCCTTTTGAACAGGTTTCCATCGAGGAACGTCGTCAGGTGGTGCAGGAGGCCCTCAGCCAGTTGCCCGAAAACCAGCGGCAGATCCTGGAGTTGCTCTACTACCAGGGGTTGAGCCAGGCGGAAGTTTCCCGACAATTGGGGATCCCGTTGGGAACGGTCAAAACCCGCTCTCGCCAGGCCCTTTTCAAATTGCGTAGCTCCCTACAGCCCCTTCTCCATTGA
- a CDS encoding cofactor assembly of complex C subunit B, translating to MRRLPLVTGLLGSGLLVLNRLAFTPELATSQSRSDALGILLSALLILTGLLWQQIQPIAPKNAPLQGIPGLDWHPDLSETAKLELAWASHTLLTTTAARTVLVWLDGQTLLQRGLLASAGRLPQIEPKSILQRVLQTGQPVYLVDLKLFPARAEFDGILPTGSQAVLCQPIGQKGCLILGSDTPRSFTQRDQAWIAAIASKLDVLLSGRNAAANTVPTATRKQQ from the coding sequence GTGAGGCGGTTGCCTTTGGTAACCGGCCTTTTGGGTAGCGGCTTACTGGTTTTGAATCGGCTGGCCTTTACGCCGGAATTGGCCACCAGCCAGTCTCGCTCCGATGCCTTAGGGATCCTCCTCAGCGCCCTCTTGATCTTGACCGGACTCCTTTGGCAGCAGATCCAACCGATTGCTCCCAAAAACGCCCCTTTGCAAGGGATCCCGGGTCTCGACTGGCACCCTGACTTATCGGAGACTGCAAAACTGGAGCTGGCTTGGGCCTCGCATACCTTACTGACCACCACTGCTGCTCGCACGGTACTGGTTTGGCTAGATGGTCAAACTCTGCTGCAACGGGGTCTACTGGCCAGTGCCGGAAGGTTGCCTCAGATTGAGCCCAAGAGCATTCTGCAACGGGTTTTGCAGACGGGCCAGCCCGTTTATCTGGTGGATTTGAAGTTGTTTCCAGCCCGAGCTGAGTTTGATGGGATTTTACCCACGGGATCCCAGGCGGTGCTGTGTCAGCCGATCGGCCAGAAAGGCTGCCTCATTTTGGGCAGTGATACGCCCCGCAGCTTTACTCAGCGGGATCAAGCCTGGATTGCCGCTATTGCCAGCAAACTGGATGTTCTGCTGTCGGGGAGAAATGCGGCGGCCAACACAGTGCCTACCGCGACGCGGAAGCAACAGTAA
- a CDS encoding anti-sigma factor domain-containing protein, which produces MSESSESTEFENEVGQGHTNEDLAGYLLGDLLPEEARALEERLQQDPQLVAEMQVLQEALELLPYGLPGVIPPAGLRDKIWAEVGLAEAPLPLQSALPALPASRFKAWWRWLAGLVAVALVLLGLDNWRLRQSLQLAQLESVQELANLLQQPGSRLVNLRGEAGVANLLFRAGEWQEVVLAATDLPQLSAGERYHLWLKLDNGDILYCGDFLVDAYGSAIVAMRPPRTPPIGTRAQELWITAQVPTSPREPRGEPVLTGTV; this is translated from the coding sequence ATGTCTGAATCGTCTGAATCTACTGAATTTGAAAATGAAGTCGGCCAGGGCCACACAAACGAAGACCTGGCAGGCTATCTGCTCGGGGATTTGCTTCCCGAGGAGGCCCGTGCTCTTGAGGAACGCCTGCAGCAGGATCCCCAGTTGGTGGCAGAAATGCAAGTGCTTCAAGAGGCCCTGGAATTGTTGCCCTACGGGTTGCCAGGAGTGATCCCGCCCGCGGGCTTGCGAGATAAGATTTGGGCGGAAGTGGGTTTGGCAGAAGCCCCATTGCCCCTTCAATCCGCTTTGCCAGCGCTTCCGGCCAGTCGATTCAAGGCGTGGTGGCGGTGGTTGGCGGGCCTAGTGGCGGTGGCTCTGGTGTTGCTGGGTCTGGATAATTGGCGGTTGCGTCAATCGTTGCAACTGGCCCAATTGGAATCTGTACAGGAGTTGGCCAACCTGCTGCAGCAACCGGGATCCCGTCTGGTGAATTTGCGGGGTGAGGCTGGAGTGGCCAACCTGCTGTTTCGGGCTGGGGAATGGCAGGAGGTTGTTTTGGCAGCAACTGATCTGCCGCAATTGTCTGCTGGGGAGCGCTATCACCTTTGGCTGAAACTGGATAACGGGGACATCCTTTACTGCGGTGACTTTCTGGTGGATGCCTACGGTTCAGCCATCGTGGCGATGCGCCCGCCTCGCACCCCTCCCATTGGAACCCGTGCCCAAGAACTGTGGATTACGGCCCAAGTCCCCACCAGCCCCCGAGAACCACGCGGAGAACCCGTCTTGACCGGCACAGTGTAA
- a CDS encoding thermonuclease family protein, whose translation MFQRVALGSAALGLLLAVQVMPSHGFGEPRVVPDTSFYFDNHRFDRYPDAIVVRVVDGETLVVQIQGEQKMRLIKLAGIEGISAEEDPYYQQVTELIRERILYRTVKLEGDKLLRNEDATGLVEAYVWLEGHQMNAMLVRNGLARIVPYSHNIKYDSYYGGLQEKAQQERLGIWSRF comes from the coding sequence ATGTTCCAGCGTGTTGCTCTCGGCTCTGCTGCATTGGGGCTGCTTTTGGCCGTGCAGGTCATGCCCAGCCACGGATTTGGAGAGCCTCGGGTGGTGCCCGACACCAGCTTCTATTTCGATAACCACCGCTTTGATCGCTACCCAGATGCGATTGTGGTGCGGGTGGTGGATGGTGAGACTTTGGTGGTGCAAATCCAGGGCGAACAGAAAATGCGCCTGATCAAGCTGGCTGGGATTGAAGGCATCAGCGCAGAAGAAGACCCCTACTACCAACAAGTGACTGAACTGATTCGTGAGCGCATTCTCTACCGCACTGTCAAACTGGAGGGGGATAAGCTGCTGCGTAACGAAGATGCCACGGGCTTGGTGGAGGCCTACGTTTGGTTGGAAGGCCACCAGATGAACGCCATGTTGGTGCGCAATGGCTTGGCCCGCATCGTCCCCTATAGCCACAACATCAAATACGACAGCTACTACGGTGGTTTGCAGGAAAAAGCTCAGCAAGAGCGCCTCGGCATTTGGAGCCGCTTCTAA